A genome region from Gymnogyps californianus isolate 813 chromosome 4, ASM1813914v2, whole genome shotgun sequence includes the following:
- the CCNI gene encoding cyclin-I gives MKFSGPLESQRLSLLLEMAISREAQMWKAHVPKIQPNQDVAISPKQRDEVIQWLAKLKYQFHLYPETLALAISLLDRFLAAVKARPKYLNCIAISCFFLAAKTIEEDERIPVLKVLARDSFCGCSPAEIRRMEKIILDKLNWDLHMATPLDFLHIFHAVAVSNRPQLLTILPKLSPTQHVAALTKQLLRCMACYQLLQFKGSMLALAIVSLELEKLLPDWLALIIELLQKAQMDSSQLIHCRELVAHHLSTLQSSLLPNSVYVYSPLQHTLVTCNRGVFKCQPSSVPGPGFSKDNGRPEVPVTGTAALYQRLPAPSGCKQASAKRKVEEMEVDDFYDGIKRLYNEDIAPEVVALENMGSVCGADVSRQEGNVSPCPPLQPVSVM, from the exons GATGTAGCCATTTCTCCAAAGCAGAGGGATGAGGTCATTCAGTGGCTGGCCAAGCTCAAATACCAGTTCCACCTTTATCCAGAAACGCTCGCCCTGGCCATCAGCCTTTTGGACAGGTTTTTAGCTGCAGTAAAg GCCCGTCCAAAGTACTTGAACTGTATTGCaatcagctgcttcttcctcgCTGCAAAGACCATTGAGGAAGATGAG AGGATTCCAGTACTGAAGGTGTTGGCTCGGGATAGCTTTTGTGGTTGTTCTCCAGCTGAAATCCGCAGAATGGAGAAGATTATCCTGGATAAACTGAACTGGGATCTTCACATGGCAACGCCACTGGATTTCCTTCATATT ttccACGCAGTTGCCGTGTCCAACAGGCCTCAGCTACTGACCATCCTGCCCAAGCTGAGTCCCACTCAGCACGTGGCGGCGCTCACCAAGCAGCTGCTGCGCTGCATGGCCTGTTACCAACTGCTGCAGTTCAAGGGCTCCATGCTGGCGCTGGCCATCGTCAGCctggagctggagaagctgctCCCCGACTGGCTGGCTCTCATCATCGAGCTGCTCCAGAAGGCACAG ATGGATAGCTCGCAGCTGATCCACTGCCGGGAGCTTGTGGCACATCACCTTTCCACTCTGCAGTCTTCTCTGCTGCCCAATTCTGTATATGTCTACAGTCCCCTCCAGCATACCCTGGTGACCTGTAACAGAGGAGTGTTCAAATGCCAGCCCTCCTCTGTCCCAGGGCCGGGTTTCTCCAAGGACAACGGCAGGCCAGAAGTGCCAGTCACAGGTACAGCCGCGCTCTACCAGCGTCTGCCAGCTCCCAGCGGTTGCAAGCAAGCCTCTGCCAAGCGCAAAGTGGAAGAGATGGAAGTGGACGACTTCTACGACGGTATCAAGCGTCTCTACAACGAAGACATTGCTCCAGAGGTAGTGGCTCTTGAAAACATGGGCTCTGTTTGTGGCGCTGATGTCTCGAGGCAGGAGGGCAACGTTTCCCCTTGTCCGCCTTTACAGCCAGTGTCTGTTATGTAG